From the Anaerolineae bacterium genome, one window contains:
- a CDS encoding restriction endonuclease subunit S produces MSEWRETTLGEIVTFQRGHDLTTSQFKDGPYPIVSSVGIIGYHNEFTTESNGITIGRSGNSIGNPIFVESKFWAHNTTLYVKEFHNSYPKFIYYLLKTLNFRLFDSGSAVPSLNRNYIHPYPVKVPDLSEQRRIAAFLSTLDAKLDLLRRQNHTLEQIAQTVFKRWFVDFEFPNDHGQPYKSSGGSMVVSELGEIPEGWRVGTFGDISINYDSKRIPLSSREREQRKGPYPYYGATSIMDYVDNYLFDGVYVLMGEDGTVIDNDGHPVLQYVFGKFWANNHAHVLQGKGKISTNFIYLFLKRAKVNHIVTGAVQLKINQGNMNSLKLAIPDDDALEVFDKVISPIFDKTMVNLNQIQTLTRLRDTLLPKLMSGQLRVQA; encoded by the coding sequence ATGAGCGAGTGGCGGGAGACAACTTTAGGCGAGATTGTAACTTTTCAGCGAGGACACGATTTAACAACCTCGCAGTTTAAGGATGGTCCTTATCCCATCGTTAGTTCAGTTGGAATTATCGGTTATCACAACGAATTTACAACTGAATCGAATGGAATAACTATTGGAAGAAGCGGAAATAGTATAGGGAATCCGATTTTCGTCGAATCTAAATTTTGGGCGCACAACACTACCCTCTATGTGAAGGAATTTCACAATAGCTATCCTAAGTTTATATATTATCTTCTAAAGACCTTAAATTTTCGACTTTTTGACTCAGGTAGTGCGGTTCCATCCCTAAACAGAAACTATATACACCCATATCCAGTTAAAGTACCGGACTTGTCAGAACAGCGCCGCATTGCAGCCTTTCTCTCCACCCTCGACGCAAAATTAGACCTCCTCCGGCGACAAAACCACACCCTGGAACAAATCGCCCAAACGGTGTTTAAACGCTGGTTTGTTGATTTCGAGTTTCCCAACGACCACGGCCAACCCTACAAATCATCCGGCGGGTCAATGGTCGTCTCAGAGTTGGGGGAGATTCCAGAGGGTTGGCGGGTTGGTACATTTGGAGATATTTCAATCAATTATGATAGTAAAAGAATACCACTATCGAGTAGAGAACGAGAGCAAAGGAAAGGACCATACCCTTACTATGGCGCAACGTCAATAATGGATTACGTGGATAATTACCTCTTTGATGGAGTTTATGTTCTGATGGGGGAAGATGGAACTGTCATAGATAATGATGGACATCCAGTGTTGCAATATGTATTTGGTAAATTTTGGGCAAACAATCACGCCCATGTTTTGCAGGGTAAAGGCAAGATTTCAACCAATTTCATTTACCTGTTCTTAAAGAGGGCAAAGGTCAATCATATTGTAACAGGGGCCGTTCAATTAAAAATCAACCAAGGCAATATGAATAGTCTGAAATTGGCAATACCTGACGATGATGCCCTAGAAGTATTTGATAAAGTAATATCTCCAATCTTCGACAAAACAATGGTTAATCTCAATCAAATCCAAACCCTCACCCGCCTCCGCGATACCTTGCTCCCCAAACTGATGAGCGGGCAACTTCGGGTTCAAGCCTAA